The Lysinibacillus pakistanensis genome includes a window with the following:
- a CDS encoding ABC transporter permease, with translation MDISNNHSATTEHVFFFTVFQKLKTQKLYNVLLFLLSILVHPITYYFYRKGKQSQHYKHAFEQRWLYYEEKGLLAKWQSAFAEQELAKATFFHETVSEKKIQETASRLAQAKIQQFIEQDLLKEGIKELSYLEYFSEQLKNRKFLTLTFLPAALFYVVLLLFANPFLQFIIERILQSFIVIVGVATLVFTILYLSPFDPARNLLGVEATAEQIANFNRIHSLDQPYFSQLWNALSGLFTFDLGTSFAGKEDITHSIANKFPITLEIAVLSLLMAIAIAIPVGIISAVRPNSYLDYTFMFIALIGLSIPSFWQGLIFILTFALKLQWLPATYNPQNWLSLIMPVIVLGTSITASIARMTRSSMLEVIHEDYIITARAKGLNEFKVISKHAIRNAMIPIITVIGLLFGGMLGGASVTEKVFNISGIGSYIVDKQFIPDIPAILGGVVYIAITISIVNLFIDILYAFFDPRIRSKMKKS, from the coding sequence ATGGATATATCAAATAATCATTCAGCAACTACGGAACATGTATTCTTTTTTACGGTTTTTCAAAAGCTCAAAACTCAAAAACTCTACAATGTATTGCTCTTTCTTTTAAGTATTTTGGTGCATCCAATTACATACTATTTCTATCGAAAAGGAAAACAATCACAACATTACAAACATGCTTTTGAACAACGGTGGCTGTACTACGAGGAAAAAGGTTTGTTGGCAAAATGGCAATCAGCATTTGCAGAACAAGAATTAGCAAAGGCTACCTTTTTTCACGAAACTGTATCTGAAAAGAAAATACAGGAAACAGCTTCTAGATTGGCTCAAGCAAAAATTCAGCAATTTATTGAGCAGGATTTATTAAAGGAAGGCATAAAGGAACTCTCCTATTTAGAGTATTTTAGTGAGCAACTAAAAAACAGAAAATTTCTGACTTTAACGTTTTTACCTGCTGCTTTATTTTATGTAGTACTGCTTTTATTTGCGAATCCATTTCTACAATTCATCATTGAGCGAATACTACAAAGCTTCATTGTTATTGTAGGAGTGGCTACACTAGTTTTTACAATTTTGTATTTGTCTCCTTTTGATCCTGCAAGAAATCTATTAGGGGTCGAGGCAACGGCTGAGCAAATTGCCAATTTCAATCGCATTCACAGCTTAGATCAACCCTATTTCTCTCAGTTGTGGAATGCCTTATCTGGCCTATTCACCTTCGATTTAGGTACATCCTTTGCAGGGAAAGAAGACATTACTCATAGTATTGCAAATAAATTTCCTATCACACTTGAAATTGCCGTCCTATCATTATTAATGGCTATTGCCATAGCTATTCCAGTTGGCATTATTTCAGCGGTACGTCCAAATTCCTATTTGGATTATACATTTATGTTCATCGCTTTAATCGGACTATCCATACCGAGCTTCTGGCAGGGATTAATCTTTATTTTAACGTTCGCGTTAAAGCTTCAGTGGTTACCAGCTACATATAATCCCCAAAATTGGTTATCTCTCATTATGCCAGTAATTGTTTTGGGTACATCTATTACTGCTTCAATTGCCCGTATGACCAGATCGAGCATGCTTGAGGTTATACATGAGGATTACATTATTACAGCAAGGGCTAAAGGTTTAAATGAATTTAAAGTCATTTCAAAGCATGCGATTCGTAATGCCATGATTCCTATTATTACAGTGATCGGGCTTCTCTTTGGCGGCATGTTGGGAGGGGCATCTGTTACAGAAAAGGTTTTTAATATTAGTGGTATTGGTAGCTATATCGTTGACAAACAGTTTATCCCCGATATCCCAGCGATTCTAGGTGGGGTCGTATACATTGCTATTACAATTTCGATTGTTAACCTTTTTATCGATATTTTGTATGCATTTTTCGATCCACGCATCCGCTCAAAAATGAAGAAGTCTTAA
- a CDS encoding ABC transporter ATP-binding protein, which yields MSEKLLEINNLRVSFLTGETEFEAVKDVSFHLNKGETLGIVGESGSGKSVTARSIMRLLPTPPSFLKSGSILFKGQEITTLSEKQMEAIRGQDISMIFQDPMSSTNPTIRIGEQVAESLIKHQSMSKAEAYRQTIELLKLVGIREPEERYKQYPHEFSGGMRQRVMIAMALACNPSLLIADEPTTALDVTIQAQILKLMRNMQKKMGTSIILITHDLGVVAGMCDRLIVMKEGEIVEQGTTEEIFSNAQHPYTKKLLNALPKLHEKKQPKPHVNWQTSSNQHKPLIEVTHLSKEFELGRGQTVKAVNDLSFHIYPGETLGLVGESGSGKSTTGRTILQLHQPTYGEVLYQGIPITRLTKKQLKAMRRHMQIIFQDPYSSLNPRKKVVDIIGEALDIHKLVKTNAERQHRVEELLELVGLNKEHAMRYPHEFSGGQRQRIGIARALAVEPNFIVCDEPLSALDVSIQKQIVDLLKDLQQRLGLTYLFIAHDLSMVKHISDRVAVMYGGKIVELAESEELYANPRHPYTQALLRSIPIPDPAIEKQKYVDTENEETQPSYEIENSQLVEVSPNHWVAVAAT from the coding sequence ATGAGTGAAAAGCTTCTAGAAATCAACAATCTTCGTGTGTCCTTTCTGACAGGGGAGACAGAATTTGAAGCAGTTAAGGATGTTAGCTTTCATCTAAATAAAGGTGAAACGCTCGGAATAGTAGGAGAGTCAGGTAGTGGAAAAAGTGTTACGGCTCGTTCAATTATGCGTTTATTACCAACCCCCCCTTCATTTTTGAAGTCAGGCAGTATTTTATTTAAAGGACAAGAAATAACCACTTTAAGTGAAAAGCAAATGGAAGCAATCCGCGGACAAGATATTAGTATGATATTTCAAGATCCTATGTCATCCACAAATCCAACTATTCGAATTGGGGAACAAGTAGCTGAAAGTTTAATCAAGCATCAGTCAATGTCCAAAGCTGAGGCCTATAGACAAACAATTGAGCTATTAAAGCTTGTAGGTATAAGGGAGCCTGAAGAACGCTATAAGCAATATCCACATGAATTTTCGGGAGGGATGAGGCAACGTGTCATGATTGCTATGGCATTAGCCTGTAATCCGTCTTTACTCATAGCAGATGAACCGACAACTGCACTTGATGTAACGATTCAAGCGCAAATTTTAAAATTAATGCGCAATATGCAAAAGAAAATGGGTACCTCGATTATTTTGATAACACATGATTTAGGCGTTGTGGCTGGTATGTGTGATCGACTGATTGTCATGAAAGAGGGGGAGATTGTTGAGCAGGGAACAACAGAGGAAATTTTTTCTAATGCTCAACATCCATATACAAAAAAGCTATTGAATGCTCTACCAAAACTCCATGAGAAAAAGCAGCCAAAACCGCATGTAAATTGGCAAACTAGTAGCAATCAACATAAACCATTAATTGAAGTTACACATCTTTCAAAGGAATTTGAATTAGGTCGTGGTCAAACAGTAAAGGCTGTTAATGATTTATCATTTCATATATACCCTGGAGAAACATTGGGATTAGTGGGCGAGTCAGGCTCAGGCAAATCTACGACAGGACGAACGATTTTACAGCTCCATCAGCCTACATATGGAGAAGTCTTATATCAAGGAATACCCATTACAAGGTTAACGAAGAAACAGCTAAAGGCAATGCGTCGTCATATGCAAATTATATTCCAAGATCCATATTCCTCGTTAAACCCCCGAAAAAAAGTCGTTGATATTATTGGGGAGGCATTAGATATTCATAAGCTGGTCAAAACAAATGCAGAACGACAACATCGTGTCGAGGAATTACTTGAGCTTGTAGGCTTAAACAAAGAACATGCAATGCGTTATCCACATGAATTTTCAGGTGGACAACGACAACGTATTGGCATTGCAAGAGCTCTAGCAGTGGAGCCTAACTTTATCGTTTGTGATGAACCACTATCAGCTCTGGATGTTTCTATACAAAAGCAAATTGTTGATTTGTTAAAGGATTTACAGCAGCGACTGGGCTTAACATACTTATTTATTGCCCATGATTTGTCTATGGTGAAGCATATTAGTGATCGTGTAGCGGTCATGTATGGTGGTAAAATTGTCGAGCTTGCAGAAAGTGAAGAGCTCTATGCAAATCCTCGACATCCTTATACACAAGCTTTATTGCGCTCCATCCCAATTCCTGACCCAGCAATCGAAAAGCAAAAATATGTGGACACTGAAAATGAAGAAACACAACCAAGCTATGAGATTGAAAATAGTCAGCTTGTTGAGGTATCTCCAAATCATTGGGTTGCCGTTGCAGCTACATAG
- a CDS encoding thermonuclease family protein has product MKKFFLALFFSTLLLSACTEETNTDIIKTEDIQGIVASTKETAEKHDVSKFEEYELQDIIDGDTIRIKYKGSSEKIRFLLVDTPETNHETLGEQPYGPEAKEFAKQLLAGQDKVYLEFDVSYRDKYKRLLAYVYTKDGISIQEQLLKNGLARVAYIYNPNTKHVDWFKSIQKTAQKAAIGIWSVEDYVTNRGYDKDVYYAAIKEGKQSKIHEDKSNTNNNKGSCEIKGNINSKGNKIFHMPGQRDYENTVAEEMFCTKEEAEAAGFIPAKQ; this is encoded by the coding sequence TTGAAAAAATTCTTTTTAGCTTTGTTCTTTTCCACATTGCTTTTAAGTGCATGTACGGAAGAAACTAACACAGATATTATCAAAACTGAAGATATACAAGGAATTGTAGCTTCAACGAAGGAAACTGCTGAAAAGCACGATGTGAGTAAATTTGAAGAATACGAACTACAAGACATAATTGACGGTGACACAATAAGAATAAAATATAAGGGTAGTTCAGAAAAAATACGTTTTCTTCTTGTGGATACCCCTGAGACTAATCACGAAACGTTAGGAGAGCAACCTTATGGGCCAGAAGCTAAAGAATTTGCAAAGCAGCTACTAGCTGGTCAAGATAAGGTTTATTTAGAATTTGACGTTTCATATCGTGATAAATATAAAAGGTTACTAGCATATGTTTATACTAAAGATGGTATTAGTATTCAAGAGCAACTATTGAAAAATGGATTAGCTCGCGTGGCATATATTTATAATCCAAATACGAAGCATGTAGATTGGTTTAAATCTATTCAAAAAACTGCGCAAAAAGCTGCTATTGGCATTTGGTCAGTTGAAGACTATGTAACGAATCGTGGATACGATAAAGATGTATATTATGCTGCAATAAAAGAAGGAAAGCAGTCAAAAATACATGAGGATAAATCGAATACCAATAACAACAAGGGCAGTTGCGAAATCAAAGGAAATATTAACTCCAAAGGTAACAAAATTTTTCATATGCCAGGACAACGTGACTATGAGAATACAGTAGCAGAGGAGATGTTCTGTACGAAAGAAGAAGCAGAAGCTGCTGGGTTTATTCCAGCGAAGCAATAA
- a CDS encoding DUF418 domain-containing protein — translation MNSSVPQKERIVSLDIIRGLALFGILFINVAAYKILVEGGPMPDYSGINGIISTLIGIFIEKKFFSIFSFLFGVGFYIFASRAEARGDKPRWRFARRLLALLLIGIVHYFVFWGSILAIYAVIGFLLIPFYHAKISTISKWLFAIITVHVLSILGQLFMSDQGALSTVFGILGNDAVTIFIMFLTGFLAAKADWISRISEYSKQIKWLQFVTFPLFVGISIWIWFAAQGGYENLNSVISLGVIPTTYFYLACLFVLLENKKIAKLLKPIGRVGQMAFTNYLAQSFIGLAIISAMGLEVVSPSDAVIIAPLTYVIQIIFSVIWFKFFKMGPFEKVWRFMTYGRKTV, via the coding sequence ATGAATTCATCCGTACCTCAAAAAGAAAGAATCGTTTCCTTAGATATTATTCGAGGGCTAGCGTTATTTGGCATTCTGTTTATAAATGTAGCAGCCTACAAGATATTAGTAGAGGGAGGTCCGATGCCTGACTATAGTGGAATTAATGGTATTATTAGTACGCTTATTGGTATTTTTATTGAGAAGAAATTCTTTTCGATTTTTTCATTCCTCTTTGGTGTAGGTTTTTATATTTTTGCTTCGCGTGCAGAAGCTCGTGGCGATAAGCCAAGATGGCGTTTTGCAAGACGTTTACTAGCTTTATTGTTAATTGGCATTGTTCATTATTTTGTTTTCTGGGGATCAATCCTTGCTATTTATGCAGTAATAGGTTTCTTACTGATACCTTTTTATCATGCAAAGATTTCAACAATTAGTAAATGGCTATTTGCTATCATTACCGTTCATGTCCTTAGCATTCTTGGGCAACTATTTATGTCAGATCAAGGAGCATTATCAACTGTTTTTGGGATATTAGGAAATGATGCAGTGACGATTTTCATCATGTTTTTAACTGGTTTTTTAGCGGCAAAAGCTGATTGGATTAGTCGTATTAGTGAATACTCAAAACAAATAAAGTGGCTACAATTTGTGACGTTCCCACTTTTTGTTGGCATTTCAATATGGATTTGGTTTGCAGCTCAAGGTGGATACGAAAATCTAAATTCTGTTATTAGTTTAGGGGTAATTCCGACAACGTATTTTTACTTAGCTTGTCTATTTGTTTTGTTAGAAAATAAGAAAATTGCGAAGCTGCTTAAGCCAATTGGACGAGTTGGGCAAATGGCATTTACAAACTATTTAGCTCAAAGCTTTATTGGCTTAGCTATTATTTCTGCAATGGGACTTGAAGTTGTTTCTCCTTCTGATGCAGTGATCATTGCACCCCTCACTTATGTCATTCAAATTATCTTTAGTGTCATCTGGTTCAAATTCTTTAAAATGGGGCCATTTGAAAAGGTGTGGCGTTTTATGACATATGGAAGAAAGACAGTGTGA
- the tlp gene encoding small acid-soluble spore protein Tlp — protein sequence MEKNTPKPDDRSDNVEKLQDMMKNTKENMEAAEEMMAYVDENERKALKQKNARREESMSGFREEILDEAAARKNGNS from the coding sequence ATGGAGAAAAATACCCCAAAGCCAGATGATCGATCAGATAATGTTGAAAAGCTTCAAGATATGATGAAAAATACTAAGGAAAATATGGAAGCTGCAGAAGAAATGATGGCTTACGTTGATGAAAACGAACGAAAGGCACTTAAGCAAAAAAATGCACGTAGGGAAGAAAGTATGAGTGGTTTTCGAGAAGAGATTTTAGATGAAGCGGCTGCTCGAAAAAATGGTAACTCATAA
- a CDS encoding sigma-70 family RNA polymerase sigma factor gives MQNEYMYQLLQKMKEGDQQAFRTMYDATYQDVYRTVSFLVDHQQDREDVMNEIYMQMWTSLANYDTNRPFHFWLNGLVIRQVQRFRVKSWRRFRIFERIRAFSQEEPHWDQPSVLMDGTKQMITQAIQKLTDKQRSVIVLRFFHDYKLEEIATLLEIPLGTVKSRYHAGLQVLRKNLSNLPPERMEEINAN, from the coding sequence ATGCAAAATGAATATATGTACCAATTACTCCAAAAAATGAAAGAAGGTGATCAACAGGCGTTTCGTACGATGTATGATGCCACCTATCAGGACGTCTATCGGACAGTCTCCTTTCTGGTGGATCATCAGCAGGATCGGGAAGATGTCATGAATGAGATATATATGCAAATGTGGACCTCACTTGCTAACTATGATACGAACAGACCTTTCCACTTCTGGCTAAACGGCTTGGTAATCCGTCAAGTGCAGAGATTTCGGGTCAAGAGCTGGCGGAGATTCCGAATTTTTGAACGCATCCGTGCCTTTTCTCAGGAAGAGCCTCATTGGGATCAACCTTCTGTGTTAATGGATGGGACGAAGCAAATGATAACACAGGCAATCCAAAAACTGACCGATAAACAACGATCGGTGATTGTCCTCCGCTTTTTTCACGACTATAAACTTGAGGAAATAGCGACATTGCTCGAAATTCCGCTGGGTACGGTCAAGTCCAGGTATCATGCTGGCCTTCAGGTGCTTCGAAAAAACTTAAGTAATCTCCCCCCAGAAAGGATGGAAGAAATCAATGCCAATTGA